One genomic window of Paeniglutamicibacter sp. Y32M11 includes the following:
- a CDS encoding ribose-phosphate pyrophosphokinase encodes MIKTYATVAAGFTVYSDAISMNFPAGEQHIKVSEASTQTPSHVLVTGTDANDYVAAAMWIDYAHQLGNKVAALIPYLPGARQDRGNPFGAQVYANLINSMKADRVVCFDPHSPVMPELINNLVVVDSDSVISAALRVSTRAYVGVIAPDAGAVARAQRAATALGVPLYRSVKKREFATGKLSGFDCETLPAEGRLLVVDDICDGGGTFMGLATATGLPADRLDLWVSHGVFSGRAANLTEAYGRIFTTDSHPGHENPAVAATIVPLMAHLVQAANATLCQS; translated from the coding sequence ATGATCAAGACATACGCCACCGTTGCAGCAGGGTTCACCGTCTACTCGGACGCCATCTCGATGAACTTCCCCGCTGGAGAGCAGCACATCAAGGTGTCCGAAGCCAGTACTCAGACACCCTCCCACGTACTGGTTACCGGCACTGACGCCAACGACTACGTTGCCGCGGCCATGTGGATTGATTACGCCCACCAACTCGGGAACAAGGTCGCTGCCCTCATTCCTTACCTGCCCGGAGCACGTCAGGATCGCGGCAACCCCTTCGGCGCTCAGGTGTACGCAAATCTCATCAACTCGATGAAGGCCGATCGCGTCGTCTGCTTCGACCCGCATTCCCCAGTGATGCCCGAGCTCATCAACAACCTCGTAGTGGTTGATTCCGATTCCGTTATCAGCGCCGCGTTGCGCGTTAGTACTCGGGCCTACGTTGGAGTGATCGCCCCCGATGCGGGTGCCGTAGCTCGAGCCCAGCGAGCAGCGACCGCACTGGGCGTGCCTCTCTATCGTTCGGTGAAGAAGCGCGAATTTGCCACCGGAAAACTGTCGGGATTCGACTGTGAAACGCTTCCGGCCGAGGGCCGACTGTTGGTGGTGGATGACATTTGCGACGGCGGTGGAACGTTCATGGGCCTGGCCACGGCGACCGGGCTACCCGCTGATCGTCTGGATCTCTGGGTCAGCCACGGAGTATTCTCCGGCCGCGCAGCCAACCTCACCGAAGCTTACGGCCGGATCTTCACCACCGATTCCCATCCCGGACATGAGAACCCGGCGGTTGCAGCGACCATCGTGCCCCTGATGGCACACCTGGTTCAGGCGGCCAACGCCACCCTTTGTCAATCCTAG
- a CDS encoding nicotinate phosphoribosyltransferase: protein MNTLTSPSVTAPLFETDAYKLGHRGLYPDGTTGVLSNFTNRASRIQGITKVVHFGLQAFLQAYCVESFAPFFAADEDTAVAEYNTILESILGTEHSIATDHIRELHRKGYLPLIFRSLPEGTRVPLRVPSFTVENTEPGFFWLVNYIETVLSAAIWQPSTSATLADAYRGILDAAAQRTGGSRAGVNFQLHDFSFRGMPGAGAAAASGAGHLLSFSGSDSLATLDWVRRYYPGQNNTPVLGSVPATEHSVMCAGISESSERETFQRILDIHPRGIVSVVADTFDLWKVCTEILPALKAKILARDGKLVIRPDSGDPATILCGTGSESGFEVKAKIRTPESDPAFFGVVQLLWNTFGGTINAKGFRVLDPHIGTIYGDSITPDRALDICQRLETAGFAAENVVFGVGSYTYQYVTRDTFSSAIKATWALIDGVEHNLLKDPITDSGMKKSATGRLAVTRDNSGDLVLIERATAEQEAVSLLEPVWADGKFLRIQSFDDVRGVLGNLA, encoded by the coding sequence ATGAATACGCTCACTAGCCCCTCGGTCACCGCCCCACTTTTTGAAACCGACGCCTACAAGCTCGGCCACCGCGGCCTGTACCCGGACGGCACCACCGGGGTGCTCTCGAACTTCACCAACCGTGCCAGCCGCATCCAAGGCATTACCAAGGTCGTCCACTTTGGATTGCAAGCCTTCCTGCAGGCCTATTGCGTAGAGTCCTTCGCACCCTTCTTCGCCGCCGACGAGGATACGGCGGTGGCCGAGTACAACACCATATTGGAAAGCATTCTGGGCACCGAGCACTCAATCGCCACCGACCACATCCGCGAGCTGCACCGCAAGGGATACCTCCCGCTGATCTTCCGTTCCTTGCCCGAGGGCACCCGCGTCCCCTTACGAGTTCCCTCCTTCACCGTGGAGAACACCGAACCCGGGTTCTTTTGGCTGGTCAACTACATCGAAACAGTTCTCTCCGCAGCGATCTGGCAGCCGTCCACTTCGGCTACGCTGGCCGACGCCTACCGCGGAATCCTCGACGCGGCGGCACAACGCACCGGAGGCTCCCGCGCGGGAGTGAACTTCCAGCTGCACGATTTCTCCTTCCGCGGGATGCCCGGCGCCGGTGCTGCGGCGGCAAGCGGTGCGGGACACCTACTCTCGTTCAGCGGTTCGGACTCGCTGGCCACGCTGGACTGGGTCCGGCGCTACTACCCGGGGCAGAACAATACGCCGGTGCTCGGTTCGGTCCCGGCCACAGAACACTCAGTCATGTGCGCTGGCATCAGTGAATCCTCGGAACGTGAAACGTTCCAGCGGATCTTAGATATCCACCCGCGTGGCATTGTCTCGGTGGTGGCCGACACCTTTGATTTATGGAAAGTCTGCACCGAGATCTTGCCGGCCCTAAAAGCGAAGATTCTGGCCAGGGACGGCAAACTCGTGATCCGTCCCGACTCCGGGGACCCCGCCACCATTCTGTGCGGTACCGGGTCCGAGAGTGGGTTCGAGGTCAAGGCAAAAATCCGGACTCCGGAATCGGACCCCGCGTTTTTTGGTGTCGTCCAGCTGCTGTGGAACACCTTCGGCGGCACCATCAATGCCAAGGGCTTCCGAGTCTTGGACCCACACATCGGCACCATTTATGGGGATTCGATCACCCCAGATCGTGCCCTCGACATCTGCCAGCGTCTGGAAACAGCAGGATTCGCCGCGGAGAACGTGGTCTTCGGCGTGGGTTCGTACACCTACCAATACGTCACCCGAGATACCTTCTCCTCGGCGATCAAAGCCACCTGGGCACTGATTGACGGAGTGGAGCACAACCTGCTCAAGGATCCGATTACCGATTCGGGAATGAAGAAATCAGCCACTGGACGTCTCGCGGTGACACGCGACAATTCCGGGGACCTGGTATTGATTGAACGAGCTACCGCCGAACAGGAAGCCGTATCACTGCTGGAACCGGTATGGGCGGATGGGAAGTTCCTGCGCATCCAGTCCTTCGACGACGTCCGCGGTGTGCTGGGCAACCTCGCCTGA